The genomic window ACCTGATTGGTGTGGTGATTGAGCGCCGGCGTGTAGGCCACGGTCTCGCCCGACGGCCGGCGCGCCACCATGACCGAGATCTCCATCTCCAGGTCGAGTGCCTGTTCGGCCACGGCGTGGCGCTCGCCCAGGGCGCGCCACGCCTCGGCGCACTCGTCCAGCGACTCCACGCGCACCTGGCTGCGGCCGTCGTAACCGCCATGGCAGGACTTCACGAAGCAGGAGCCAAGCGTGCGCACGGCGCCCTGCAGGTCGTCCAGCGTGCGCACGTCGCGGTAGGGCCCGATGGGGAATCGGTGCTTGCCGAGCCAGGCCTTCTGGCGCCCGCGGTGTTGGACGTCGGCGATGATGGCGGGTGCCGGCCGCACCGGCGCGAAGCGCTGAGCGGCCTCGAGGCCGGCGGCAGCGATCTGCTCGATCTCGAGGGTGACGACGTCGCAGTGGCGGGCGAGATCGGCCGCGGCGTCCACGTCGTCGAACGCCGCGGTGACGAGGCGGTCGACCACGGCGTGCGCGGGGCAATCGGGCGAGGGGTCGAGCACGTGCACGGCGTAGCCCATCGTGCGCGCGGCCTGCGCGGTCATCCGACCCAACTGCCCGCCGCCCAGGATGCCGATGGTGGCGCCGGGTGGGATCACCGTCATTTCGTGAGGTGGCGCGAGAGATCGGTCTCGATGAGCACGTCCGCCGCGCGGCGATCGCGCCACTCGCGCAGCCGTTCACGCACGTCGGGCCGGTGCTGCGACACGATGGCGGCGGCGAGGAGCGCGGCGTTCACCGCCCCCGCCTCGCCGATGGCGAGGGTTCCGACCGGTACGCCTTTGGGCATCTGCACGATGGAGAGCAGCGAGTCGAGCCCGTTGAGCGTGGTGGCGGGAATTGGTACGCCGAGCACCGGGACGAGTGTCTTGGCGGCGACCATGCCGGGCAGGTGGGCCGCGC from Gemmatimonadaceae bacterium includes these protein-coding regions:
- the purK gene encoding 5-(carboxyamino)imidazole ribonucleotide synthase, whose product is MTVIPPGATIGILGGGQLGRMTAQAARTMGYAVHVLDPSPDCPAHAVVDRLVTAAFDDVDAAADLARHCDVVTLEIEQIAAAGLEAAQRFAPVRPAPAIIADVQHRGRQKAWLGKHRFPIGPYRDVRTLDDLQGAVRTLGSCFVKSCHGGYDGRSQVRVESLDECAEAWRALGERHAVAEQALDLEMEISVMVARRPSGETVAYTPALNHHTNQVLSWSVLPAPVPDALAARADEIALGIARAMQLEGLLGVEMFCTRTGELFVNELAPRPHNSYHASERACPTGQFEQLVRAVCDLPLGDVRIVEPVAIVNLFGDLWTGGRMPDFTPALALPGVRLHLYGKASARPGRKMGHLSAAGSTPERALSNVRAAAAAIGLVV
- the purE gene encoding 5-(carboxyamino)imidazole ribonucleotide mutase encodes the protein MGSKSDLAHMRAASETLTALDIPHEVRVVSAHRTPDWMFEYAASAESRGLEVIIAAAGGAAHLPGMVAAKTLVPVLGVPIPATTLNGLDSLLSIVQMPKGVPVGTLAIGEAGAVNAALLAAAIVSQHRPDVRERLREWRDRRAADVLIETDLSRHLTK